CTAAACGCAGTTGGCTCCGGGACGCGCTCTCGGGTAAGTAGCCTACGTAGCCTTATTACAGCTTGTCATGGCAGTCTGTATTAATGTGTGCAGGCCTGTCATCATCAGCGAGCCCAGAGCACTGTAGGGTAGTGAGAATTTTGTGCATCCGCTTTGCGCTAATTTTATCCCTTGTTGCTGAGTGTGTTTCCCCCCTCTGTTCTCCGTGCATGGTGATATTTCTTATTTCAATGTTGCTGACACCAGCAGAAGGGCTGGCAGAGGACAGatagaagagagaggagaaaaaaaaggtggcACGGCACTAATCCACATCACAAACACTACCCAGCGAGCACATTTTTTGATGCTGCGTAGCCCCCACTTCCATATTGAGTTTTAATTTGCAGCTGGGTGTGTTTTAGGAGGCGTAAATGTGGGATATATTTCGTTATGGAGATAGGAgtgacgacaacaacaacacgtgcatgtgtgtatcatTTGTAAGTGCGACAGCATCAGGCGGATAGTGATTTTCCGAGGTGCGCAAAGTCATTATGGAGAAGGAAGCTCCTGTTGACGTCCCAGTAAACCAGTGATAGGTTGCTCCAGTGCGGTAACACCCCCACTGCCCATACTGTATCTACAGTAGCAACATCAGTCAGCCTACGCAGCTGCGACCTGGGTACACAATGTACGACCAACACACTTCTGATACACTAACTAGGGgaaagtatgtgtgtttgtgtgtgtatgtatgtgtgtgtgtgagagagagagagagagaagaggaggaggaggagaaggaggaggaggaggaggaggaggaggaggaggaggagggagactCACGTGAGAAACTTCCCTGTATATGTGGAGTGAGGCTGCTGCACTGACTGTGAGGCTTTCATGGTTCAATATTTTGTGATGCCATCACAGCAGCCTAATTTCCAGCTGGGTTTGCTCGGCTCATGCTGTTGTCAGGCAGATGATAATGGTGTTGTAGTTATTGATGATAACACCGTCATGGGATGGTGATGATGGCTGGAAATATGGTGGGCCATTATCATGATTTAATCGTCGCCTCAGCGCTGCCGAGGAACCACACTGACTACAGTGTCAGGTCCACCCATCATCCTGTCACTGGAAATAGCTTCTGGTCTAATGTTAGAATAATTTTGAGTTATGTTTGAGAGGTATAGCTATGGAGAGTATAAAAGGCGATTAGTATGCACTTTGACTGATGTTGAATGGGTTTGCCCTTTTAAGTTTGAAAACCTGCCACTCTTAGTCTCTTCTTATAGTCTCTTTGCACAACAGGAGTGAAACCCACATGGCTCGAGCTTCTCCTCGGGCCTGTATCCTCTTCAGTTTGCTCTTCTTCATACGGGTCAGGCTTGTAGTAATGGTGATGATAGAGGTGGCTGCAGTTATTCAAGAGGACCACTGTCCATTTCTAcgctcattttattttattgtgagGAGGTTTGGCCTTGGAaatgctttccaaaactgttacataACAGCAGTTACTGGAACAGATGTTGATTTGAGCTCAGTATGATTCAAGGAAAAGGGTTTGGGTGTGGAGGGACCAAGAGGCAGGAGAGATAGCCCACTGAgctcttaaatgaaaacattatctGAGATGCTCTTGTAAGTTTAAGGGGGCAGTTCAGTGTGTTGAGAGACAGTTAAGCTATTTCATAAGAGGCTCTTGGGAGAGAGCTGAAAAAGAATGCTTGGCAGGGTGTGTTTTATTAGAAAATGGATGAGTGTCTGTCTCCcttaatgagagagagagtataaTGAAGGAAGCATGACAGAAGATGCTGCTTCCCTTTGCCGTGGTAGGTTAAAAATTGGGCTGAACGCGGTACGAGTAAGAGTGAAAGTTTTTCTGGTGAGGAGAATGTTATTTTAGGGTGTGTTACTTGCTGTAATGTCACATTAAAAGTCCATTTACAATGGGGTCAATGAAAAGCTTACTTGACTTAGAGGAAGcaatgggaggaggaggaatttGCACTCCTTTCCAAAAATAAGTTTTACCCTTTCCTACGGATTTGTGTTACCACTACtgaaaggggaggaggggaacGGTCGGATCGTGAATGGAGGGATTTAggttggagaggaggaaaagaacgAAGTGGAGGAGGAAATATGGTTCTGATTAACATGGATACAGTGCATGAGTTGACCATTTTACTGTGTGGtctacacagagagagaaagagagagagagagagagagacaggatggGACCAATAGAGAATGCATGCAAAAGCTTACAGCCAAACATGAAAAGGGGAGTTTCggagagaaaagaaagtacagcagagcagagggaaGGGTGGGAGGAGAAGTGCTTGTGGGAGTAGCTGAGAACAGAAGGAGCAAAGACGgtggggagaggaggggaggagactGGATCAAGTGTTTGAATAAGTGAGGagctgattgattgatatattGATTTGAAGAGAGGGGGGCACAGTCAGGATTAGAACATAAGTAAAAGTGTGGCGGTTTAAGTGAGTGTGTGCTGTCTTTCAGAGGTGCCGTTATTTACCGACTGTCAGAGAGAACTAGCTGAGGCTGTTTTTTAAGAATGTGAGTGAGTAGGTCTCTCTTCCAGTTAATGCAGAAATTCTGGGAATTGGCAGCGTTGATTGGTCTCCTGGGTTTTCTGTATGATGAGATCATCTCTGTGGACACAGACTTTAGCACCTCTCTACAGCTGCCTGCGGGAAGGGGACTTTCCCCTCAATTCCTGTGCTGCTGCTACTCAGCATCTGAGCTCACTGAAATGACTAATCACTGGCCTCtctatctttctgtctttgtctgtctgtctgttccttccctctctctctctctctgtctcaaacTTACTCCTTCTCAGCTCAAGCCTAAAAGTACAAGAGAGACCTTCCTCCGCTGGATGAAGGAGCCTAACTGTACTGTTACAGACTGTTAAAGGATCTTTTTTCAAATCTCCTGACCTACACCTGCAGGCTGCTCTCAGCACTTGACCTCACCAGCCCCACCGGAGGCATTTAAACGTGTTATACTGGGAACCCCACAGCACCCTGTTTCTCCCCCCTGACTTCTCTGATGGACCAGAGAGTGAAGGGGGGTACCCCTCCAACCACGAACTCCACTCTGGACCCCTCCCCTGCACCTGAAGATGCTGACCAGGACCAAGTGGcggagaaaaggaggagaggtgAGGGGGAGAATGGAGATGtagggaagaaagaggaggagagaagaggagctgggaaaaagagagaaggagacaagGGGGCAGTACTGGAGTTGCTCATTGAGGGGCGCTGTGGAAGCGCAGGGCAGCAACAGCTTCAGATATCTGGCAGAGAGACTAGCTGCCCTGAGGGGAATGTACGACTCCGGATTGGACTCCAGGCCAAACGCACCAAGAAGCCGCCCAAGATTTTGGAGAGCTATGTCTGCAAGCCCACCATCAGGACCTATCAGAGACAGGCCAGGGGGGGACTGCTGAAGGGGGATGGAGAGGGAGGAGCGGGCCAACAGAGTAAAACCAGTTCTACTCCAGACGAGGCAACCAGGGAGAATCGCTCAGGCTTGGATGCTGTCCAGACCACATCCAAACAAACTGCATCTGCTGCTTCACCACCAgttgcatcatcatcattatcatcgtcatcatcatcttcgTCATCGCAGCCACTGTCTTTATCATCGACATATACTACAGCTCCTACCCCAGCCTCAGTCCCTGCCATAGCCAGCCAAGGGACCAAGTCTGCCAAACAGGTAAGTTAAGGGCAATTTACCTCACACGCACACAGTCTTGTCATCTGTCAATGTTAAACCTATTATTAGTTGAAGTTAGCTTAAAGTGGGAAAAAACCCAGAGGGATACAGTGACTGAAGGTATTAAAGGCACAAATGTTATgtagctctgttttgctttttggaGTTAACCACCAGACATGTTTATGTGGTGCAGAATTGCCCCGCTTTGTGCTCAGTTGTAATAAGGTCAAATGAACAATTGTCTCAATACTGAAACCTAAGCAGCGCATTTGAATAAACAGACCTATAAATAGGATAACAGCACAGCAACCACTTGGAGCTATTACAGACATTGGTCCATCAGTCCTTATGACAATCACCCAAAGGGAAGCTTATTGCTTTAGCTGCACAAACGCCACTCAAGCTGCAGCATACCAAAATTACAGGACAAGTACGAAATGTCAAGCCTTCTCATCTGTATTAGTGGCAATTTATAGCTACCAATAGcacagctttctctctctctctttctgtctctgcctgGCTCTCTATATCTGTCCCTCTCTTCTATTTTTACATCCCCTCTTTTCTCTACCTGCTCTCATTTATCTTTCACTCCCCCTCTGTCCCTGTCCCACTCccttcctctctgcttctctgcctttgtatttctcttttctgtgtcAACCCCATTCCTGTTTCCATCACCTCACTATCTCCTTCTACTCAGTGTGCCCTCCTTTCTCTGCCTGATTGAGTCATTTTGTCCTCAGTCTCTCTTTTAATgggcagacaaaaacaaaaacattttggttATTGTGTCTTCTCCATTGTCCTTCACTGTTGTCATCAGCAAACTAATGGATGTCGCAGCCATTGCTGTCTATGACTGAGATTGCGTGTTTGCATTCCCCAGGTTCCTATCAAACTGGCAGATAAGACAGAGGCGAATTCAAATGGCTCATCTGAGAGAGTGAAGAAAGAGAAGCTTCCTAGCGTCAATGGCCAGCCAGTACCTGCTGGACTCAAACCCTGCTCGCCCACAACAGACCAGACAGCTTCAACAACCTCTTCCACCCCATCCATCCAAACGCTCTCTGCGACGGAAACCAGGAATGAAGGAAAAACCTCCAAGAAACATAATGGTTTGGTgcagacaaagaaacagaagGGGCTATCGAATGGAAAAGGCTCTGCTGACAGCCTTGGCAATACCCCTTCTTCGAAAATCAAAGTTGGAAAACACAGcagttcctcctctgtttctcccATGGACTCGTCTACAAGACCTCcagtctccaccagctcctatAAGAGTAGACCAGACTCTCCTTGCTCTCCCTCGGTCACCCCTAAACCACAATCCTCCCCCACTGTGGATCCCTCTTCGGCCCAATCCCAAGATCAGGATCCCTCCCTACAGCCctcacaagagaaaaagagagagaaagagaggaaagtgaAGAAAGAGAAACGGAAAGAGAAAAAATCAAAGCGAGATAGGTTGGAGGCTGAAAGAGCAAAGAGTGAAAGCAGAAAGGAGGAaggcaaaaagaagaaaaaagagaaagggaaagatgGTAAATCGAGGCACGGTAAAGAAAAGGATGAAAGACATAGGACTGATGATACATGGAGGGATGAACTCAAGACTGAAAGAGGAAAGGCTGAGAAAAAGAGTGATAAGCTTACCCCAGACGGACAAAGAACAGAAGATAATAATGCAAAATGTGGTGAAACAGTTGACTGTGGTAAATTAGATAAAACCTCTAAAGTAGTGAACCCAGGAAGACCAGATGAGAAGGACAGGGCGGACGACAGTTGCAAACCAGTTAAACAAGCTGAGccagcaacaacaacaggtgACACCAGTAAATCAAAAGAACAAGATGTCTCAAGACATTCAACTGTGCCTCCAAACCACccctcttcttctgctcctccctctctgcccaCTCCTCCTGCCCGTGCCCCCGTttctcccccttcctccccccaAGAGCAGGACAGCAGACCGCTCAAGAAACGTAAAGCCAGGCGGCCCAGCTGGACCAAGCTGGTGCACCGAGCTCAGAGGGCGGAGAATCAGGAAGCCCCCTCAGATTCTCAGCATAATCCTTTACTAAGTTTTCCCCAGAACCCCAAGACGTCCCTTCCTGCCAAGACTGCTATTCAGCAGACTGATGAGTCACACCCAGCTCCCTCTAGCTCCTTAACCAGCagctcctcccctctctcttctgcAACCAAACCTTCATCCCCAAAGCAGAGTCACCCCACATCAGATCCTAGCCCCCCTGCTTCCAGATGCCCTGTAACCCCTTCCCGAAAAAGGGGCCGCCCTAAATCCCACACCTCTATCTTAGATGAACCTCCCCCTAGACTGTCACCAAACGCCATCCCAACTGAGGTGCCGCCTTTGGGGTGTGACGGAGTTCAGAAAGCCCCTGTGCTGGAGCCAAGTCCAATACTGCAGAGTGCTGCACAGTCTAAATCCAGCCCGAAGAAGCGTGGCCGTCCTCCCAAACGACCCCTCCCTGAGGACCAGAGTGGAGATGCACTGAATCAAACTGATGATACCCTCAGGAGTACAGATTTTCATCCTCCTGAAAAGGGAAACAGGCAGCTAAAGATCAGGAGGCTGATAAatgagatgaagaaaagaaagaagaggagactTCACAAAGTAATGCTGTCTGGGTATGTAGGGAAGGAGGCAAGGAGAAGCGAGGCAGCAGATGGCGAGACCTCTTTAAGAATGTGTAAATCGATAGAGACTACAACAGTACACACGCTCTCAGCCCTGTCCTCCTTTGGGGGTAAGCTGGGCCCTCAGATCAATGTTAGCAAGAGAGGGACCATCTACATGGGCAAGAGGCGAGGACGCAAGCCTAAAGCTCAAACAGCTAACCTAAATTCCAACTCCCAGAACTACACTCAGTCGTCTCTGTTTACCAATCCCTCTGAAACATCTCTCTTCTCATCTAACCAATCCCAGCCTCCTCCCTCTCACCCCTTTCCCTCCCCATCTCTCACCCACTCCAGTGGGGCCCAGAGCCCTTACAGTGAGGGAAGCGTCACAGAACCTACATCCCTACTTTTTCCTCAccctttctccctcccttccccaTCATCCTCCTGTACCTCCCCCcgtcctccctcctcctcatccctctctccctttgtgAAGAAGAGTTGTCCATGCCAGGGAAGGCATCACTTCCCCTTTCACCAGTCTTCATGTAAGCTGTCCTGTCCCACCCCTCCACTGCATCACACACCTGGCTCTCCTGGCCACCTAAAAGAGGCCACCCCCTCCCCCAGGAGCGAATCGCACAGCGAAGAGACGTTGCCTAGTGACAGCGGCATTGGAACGGATAACAACAGCGTCTCTGAGCGAGGGGAGATGAGGGGAGCTCGAGGCATGCTCAGGTTGGGTCAAGGGTCAGTGATTCTAGGGGGTCAAAAACACTCCTCTTTTGTGGACcgttcctcctctgtctcctcaccCCTCTCTCACATCCCTAGACACACAAACCCCATCACCAACTCGACTACTCTGGAGCAGCACAGAGATAGACACAGGCACAGGCGGAGGGATTACGACTGCTCCTCTTCCTGTACTTGCTTGTGCCCGTGCCCCTGTCCAGGACACAACAAGTGCACTCATTCGGACTATTATTCTTGCCTTGGGCACAATGCactgaagagacagaaaaataaacacaagaagAAGCACCAGCAGCTGCACATGCAGGATCCAGAGTTTCTGTCTGAACTAGAAGATCTGATCGCTCAATTCAGCGAGGTCCATATCGGAAGGAGAAGTTGGGCAAGGACAGGATTGGGACAGGGATTTGATGGGAGTGGAAACGCTGCTGGGGGAAGGCGCCAtcactcttcctctcattctctcCGCTCCAACATCTTCAGGATCAATCTGAATGGCTTTTACTCGCCTCACCCTTCATCTTACTCTGCTAATCCCTCCTTCTCCCCCCAGCCTTTCTACCCCTGCCAGCCAGTGCATTGTAACAGAAAGCCGGACCGTAGGCAGTGCGGTTGCCCTTCAAAGTTCCAGGAGACCATTGAAAATATGGGCTTTTACAGCAGCTATCCCCCAGCCACAACACTTTACCACCACCTACCCAGCTCCTACCCGCTTCCATCTCCTCACCAGTACGCCCCACATCAGCCCCACCATGCCCACTTCCTCCTCAACCCTGCTAGATTCCACAGACGCAGGAGCAGGTTGCTGAGGGAGGGAGCTTTAGGAGGAGAGGTCGAAGGAGATATGGGAGGAGGCGGTGGAGGAGGCCCACACCTCAGCTCAGGGTTCACATCCAGCCTCTCCTGTGGCTGTGGCAGGAgcgaacacaaacacaaacacaaacatcgTCACAGGCAATGTGAGCGAGACATGGATGACGAGGAGGAGTTgcatgaggatgaggaggaagacgGTATGGAGAGAGAAGGGCTGTCCAGTTCAAAGCCAAGGTCAAGATTCATTTTAGGGCAAGGAGAAGGAGTAAGGAAAGGGACAAGAGGAATGGGGAGTATGATGTCGCCTTGGTTATGTGAGAACGGAAATGATtccttctcctctgctgctgcctcatcatcttcatcttcaacCGAGAGGTTCAAACATACATCTCTCACCTCACTGGGCCTGGGTTCCTCTCACCTGTCTTCATTTGGAGGAGGCTGGGGTGGCCTGGGCCAGAGTTGGACTAAACTCGGGGGCCTTGGAGGTACAGGATTTGGAAACTCCAGCTGGAGATCCTTCAACGGGGAGCGACACACAGGCCGAATTATTGAATCAGACGGAGAGGACGATGATGGGGAGGACGTTCAACAGTCACATCTGTACAGGACGTCCCCATCCCCGACACATACCAACCTGTTCACATCagctgccatggcaacagggGGGCGCGGTCTGAGGAGTGGATTGGCCAGTAGGAATCAAGGAAGTGGAGACCGGTCATGGAGGAGAGACGAGCCAGCttggacagagaggagagaagcaggTGAGTATGTGTAAATGATTTAATCAATAGATGCATGAATGAACAGATCACAGACATGTCTTTGCTTCTGTTTGGTTCAGTATGAGATTTAGAGCTGTGACTAACGATTATTTCATCATAGACTAATCCGTCGATTactcattgattaatcattatgactataaaatgtcagaatattgtaaaaaaaaaaaaaaaaaaaaaaaaagcctgttatAATCTCTTAGACCTCACAATGACAAattgtctgatcaacagtccgaattccaaagatattcagtttaatatcatttaAGAGAAAAGCCTCAAATTAGTAGACAAAACTAACaattttttagcatttttgcttaaaaaataacaaCTATTTGATTATGAATATAGAGGCtggttcattttctgtcttgtttaatcaagtaattgttgcagctctaatgagGTTATGTCAGCTGTAGATGCAATGGACGTACTGCAATGTTAGTATTTCTCTGGCTGGAAACTGTCTGTGCTGATAAATGTAACAAAAGCTCCATTGTTAACATTGTTTCTTGACTTGTGTGAATAATGCATAATTGTATTCTGTTATATTGTTTCACTGAGAGAAAGtatgaatatattaaaatattgacaGTAATCTAGATAATATTGAAAATCCAAAATCAACTATGCTTATCATTGAATACAACAATATCAACCAAATCATAACAGCTAGCTGACTGACAAGGTTTTATACCAAGAGCCTCTTTTCACTTTCGCAATATGAcagatttttatatttgcacAATGTGGAAATGAGATCGTTGCAGCAATAGTTTGCCCAATATAGTGACAGCATTGCTTTTTCTCAGGTGTTGTTGAGCCACACATCAAAGCCTGGAGAGTGTTTGAGAGGAAATCAGACTCCGTTCTTTTTATAGCCAATTTCTGACTCCTTCTGCTGAGCAGGGGACGTGCTTTACACGCAGCCACTCAGCAACCACTCTGttggaatttttaaaaagtgttataGCAGGAGAGCAGCATCTTGATGGGAATCTGCCAGAAAATCTTTGAAATCTTCCCGGTCTGTAGCGAACCGCACACAGTTGCAGCCCAGGGCTACCCAGTGAACACAGTCATTAGTTAACCGCCACATTGGCTATTTAAAGCCTGGCCTATCCCTCACTGCTGGCCAACAGGGCCTATTTGACTTGGAAAAATCCAATAAGGAAAGAGTGGTCAGTCTTGTTAGGGACTGTGgaaaatggaacaaaaagatAGATGACCTCAGAAGTGATTGATGAAGGAGAAGCATAGAGGTCAGAATGGGGGCAAAAAAGCTTGTGaggagaaaatgttgtttttttgaaagagATGGAATACATTTGACATCAGTTCATCATCTAATTAAACACACATGTGTTTTGAAGTACAGCACACTAGCATgggcacacacagacacacacacacacacacacacacacacacacacacttttccctctctccctccctcttgcCCTGTCTGTTCACCCTTTTGAGATTACGTTCCACATTAAAGGAATGTGCAAAAACAATTTGTGTACAAGAGTGTGCACATTATGCACTGTAAAAAGTATGCATGCAGCACTGGGTTTGTGACCATTCTTGTggttttttgctgtgtgtgtgtacataaatCACTTCTTAATGCATTTCCCAGAAGTGATCTGGTCAGAGGAAATGTTGTGACTCACCTAATCTGTGGTCCATCCGCATGACTCAGCCTAGAGTGGCCTCACCTCACACCTCCTGCTGGCTCAATCACTGATGCACATctgtctcatttcctctctgccaCTTAcaccccaccctcccctcctgtctccctctttctgtttcaacGACTGCAGGTTTACAAGGTGACTCAAGAAGCCGGGGGCAGCAGAAAAGTGTGCCAACACCAGACAGCGTGgaggtgaaaaacaaaagaaggcCAGGACGGCCCAGGAAGCACCCACTGCCCTCCACTTTATCTTCCCCCACACACTCCTCTGCAGCTCCCCCCATGTCATCACCCGACCTCTTGCCAGGATACAGCCACAGCAGAGATGGGAGAGAAGtgggagggagaagagaagaaaggggCCCGGAGAGAGATCGAGGAGGAAACGACACAGTGCAGCAGGTGACAGAGTCAGAGCTGCAAGccaagaggaagagaggacGAAAGAGAAAACATGGTGACTCTCCCTGTCATCAGAGGTAAACGCTCACAACTCCATTACATAGCACCTGAGCTGGTTGACTTGAAAATACAATACAGCCACTCACTACTGCTATATTAACCCATCGTTTTCAGCACTGTGTGCTAAACCAgtgccttttctttctttctctttttcctctctatcATTCTATCTCTCTCTTATCTCTTTCCTTTTAGTGTCGCCGAGGATAAACCGGAGTGTGACACCCCCACTGAATGTTTTAGCCAATCAGATGTCGACCAGGCTCCGTCCCAACCAGTAACCGTccaaagagaggagagagcagatgGTCCTCCCAGGAAGAAGTTTCTGAGGGCTGGTCTTTATTCTGATGATTATAAAACTACAGAGTGAGTtgactgaataaataaacaaactattATAACAGTCTTTTGTTATCATTTAtccatttgtttatttaatgctCTGTCCCTTTTCTAGTCCGCCCTCTCAAGCTCAGCAGTTATGCAAAGGGAGTATGGACTACACCCCAGGGGAGCATGAGTTTAGCCTTTTACCTGCTCCTATCCATGTTGGTGAGTAGAGAAGAATATGCAAACTCCGC
The sequence above is drawn from the Thunnus maccoyii chromosome 10, fThuMac1.1, whole genome shotgun sequence genome and encodes:
- the LOC121905344 gene encoding histone-lysine N-methyltransferase ASH1L-like isoform X1, whose amino-acid sequence is MDQRVKGGTPPTTNSTLDPSPAPEDADQDQVAEKRRRGEGENGDVGKKEEERRGAGKKREGDKGAVLELLIEGRCGSAGQQQLQISGRETSCPEGNVRLRIGLQAKRTKKPPKILESYVCKPTIRTYQRQARGGLLKGDGEGGAGQQSKTSSTPDEATRENRSGLDAVQTTSKQTASAASPPVASSSLSSSSSSSSSQPLSLSSTYTTAPTPASVPAIASQGTKSAKQVPIKLADKTEANSNGSSERVKKEKLPSVNGQPVPAGLKPCSPTTDQTASTTSSTPSIQTLSATETRNEGKTSKKHNGLVQTKKQKGLSNGKGSADSLGNTPSSKIKVGKHSSSSSVSPMDSSTRPPVSTSSYKSRPDSPCSPSVTPKPQSSPTVDPSSAQSQDQDPSLQPSQEKKREKERKVKKEKRKEKKSKRDRLEAERAKSESRKEEGKKKKKEKGKDGKSRHGKEKDERHRTDDTWRDELKTERGKAEKKSDKLTPDGQRTEDNNAKCGETVDCGKLDKTSKVVNPGRPDEKDRADDSCKPVKQAEPATTTGDTSKSKEQDVSRHSTVPPNHPSSSAPPSLPTPPARAPVSPPSSPQEQDSRPLKKRKARRPSWTKLVHRAQRAENQEAPSDSQHNPLLSFPQNPKTSLPAKTAIQQTDESHPAPSSSLTSSSSPLSSATKPSSPKQSHPTSDPSPPASRCPVTPSRKRGRPKSHTSILDEPPPRLSPNAIPTEVPPLGCDGVQKAPVLEPSPILQSAAQSKSSPKKRGRPPKRPLPEDQSGDALNQTDDTLRSTDFHPPEKGNRQLKIRRLINEMKKRKKRRLHKVMLSGYVGKEARRSEAADGETSLRMCKSIETTTVHTLSALSSFGGKLGPQINVSKRGTIYMGKRRGRKPKAQTANLNSNSQNYTQSSLFTNPSETSLFSSNQSQPPPSHPFPSPSLTHSSGAQSPYSEGSVTEPTSLLFPHPFSLPSPSSSCTSPRPPSSSSLSPFVKKSCPCQGRHHFPFHQSSCKLSCPTPPLHHTPGSPGHLKEATPSPRSESHSEETLPSDSGIGTDNNSVSERGEMRGARGMLRLGQGSVILGGQKHSSFVDRSSSVSSPLSHIPRHTNPITNSTTLEQHRDRHRHRRRDYDCSSSCTCLCPCPCPGHNKCTHSDYYSCLGHNALKRQKNKHKKKHQQLHMQDPEFLSELEDLIAQFSEVHIGRRSWARTGLGQGFDGSGNAAGGRRHHSSSHSLRSNIFRINLNGFYSPHPSSYSANPSFSPQPFYPCQPVHCNRKPDRRQCGCPSKFQETIENMGFYSSYPPATTLYHHLPSSYPLPSPHQYAPHQPHHAHFLLNPARFHRRRSRLLREGALGGEVEGDMGGGGGGGPHLSSGFTSSLSCGCGRSEHKHKHKHRHRQCERDMDDEEELHEDEEEDGMEREGLSSSKPRSRFILGQGEGVRKGTRGMGSMMSPWLCENGNDSFSSAAASSSSSSTERFKHTSLTSLGLGSSHLSSFGGGWGGLGQSWTKLGGLGGTGFGNSSWRSFNGERHTGRIIESDGEDDDGEDVQQSHLYRTSPSPTHTNLFTSAAMATGGRGLRSGLASRNQGSGDRSWRRDEPAWTERREAGLQGDSRSRGQQKSVPTPDSVEVKNKRRPGRPRKHPLPSTLSSPTHSSAAPPMSSPDLLPGYSHSRDGREVGGRREERGPERDRGGNDTVQQVTESELQAKRKRGRKRKHGDSPCHQSVAEDKPECDTPTECFSQSDVDQAPSQPVTVQREERADGPPRKKFLRAGLYSDDYKTTDPPSQAQQLCKGSMDYTPGEHEFSLLPAPIHVGKYLRLKRIHFQLPYDVMWLWRHNQLERQPAVPLKRKRRYCRVKERTVSSHQTAEESSSDITSLFPHLDMEPLTSSERSFVVKHHVFLVRNWELVRDRQIRVRIERERERDAEVEERDSQRLSCDGANGDDSHIKSDQQVGVEVTVISSDPRQQSQDTSSLLTASPCPTETQNRQEEEGEEEKRGEEEVCSREQRRKRLNDLLLTLQHS
- the LOC121905344 gene encoding histone-lysine N-methyltransferase ASH1L-like isoform X2 yields the protein MDQRVKGGTPPTTNSTLDPSPAPEDADQDQVAEKRRRGEGENGDVGKKEEERRGAGKKREGDKGAVLELLIEGRCGSAGQQQLQISGRETSCPEGNVRLRIGLQAKRTKKPPKILESYVCKPTIRTYQRQARGGLLKGDGEGGAGQQSKTSSTPDEATRENRSGLDAVQTTSKQTASAASPPVASSSLSSSSSSSSSQPLSLSSTYTTAPTPASVPAIASQGTKSAKQVPIKLADKTEANSNGSSERVKKEKLPSVNGQPVPAGLKPCSPTTDQTASTTSSTPSIQTLSATETRNEGKTSKKHNGLVQTKKQKGLSNGKGSADSLGNTPSSKIKVGKHSSSSSVSPMDSSTRPPVSTSSYKSRPDSPCSPSVTPKPQSSPTVDPSSAQSQDQDPSLQPSQEKKREKERKVKKEKRKEKKSKRDRLEAERAKSESRKEEGKKKKKEKGKDGKSRHGKEKDERHRTDDTWRDELKTERGKAEKKSDKLTPDGQRTEDNNAKCGETVDCGKLDKTSKVVNPGRPDEKDRADDSCKPVKQAEPATTTGDTSKSKEQDVSRHSTVPPNHPSSSAPPSLPTPPARAPVSPPSSPQEQDSRPLKKRKARRPSWTKLVHRAQRAENQEAPSDSQHNPLLSFPQNPKTSLPAKTAIQQTDESHPAPSSSLTSSSSPLSSATKPSSPKQSHPTSDPSPPASRCPVTPSRKRGRPKSHTSILDEPPPRLSPNAIPTEVPPLGCDGVQKAPVLEPSPILQSAAQSKSSPKKRGRPPKRPLPEDQSGDALNQTDDTLRSTDFHPPEKGNRQLKIRRLINEMKKRKKRRLHKVMLSGYVGKEARRSEAADGETSLRMCKSIETTTVHTLSALSSFGGKLGPQINVSKRGTIYMGKRRGRKPKAQTANLNSNSQNYTQSSLFTNPSETSLFSSNQSQPPPSHPFPSPSLTHSSGAQSPYSEGSVTEPTSLLFPHPFSLPSPSSSCTSPRPPSSSSLSPFVKKSCPCQGRHHFPFHQSSCKLSCPTPPLHHTPGSPGHLKEATPSPRSESHSEETLPSDSGIGTDNNSVSERGEMRGARGMLRLGQGSVILGGQKHSSFVDRSSSVSSPLSHIPRHTNPITNSTTLEQHRDRHRHRRRDYDCSSSCTCLCPCPCPGHNKCTHSDYYSCLGHNALKRQKNKHKKKHQQLHMQDPEFLSELEDLIAQFSEVHIGRRSWARTGLGQGFDGSGNAAGGRRHHSSSHSLRSNIFRINLNGFYSPHPSSYSANPSFSPQPFYPCQPVHCNRKPDRRQCGCPSKFQETIENMGFYSSYPPATTLYHHLPSSYPLPSPHQYAPHQPHHAHFLLNPARFHRRRSRLLREGALGGEVEGDMGGGGGGGPHLSSGFTSSLSCGCGRSEHKHKHKHRHRQCERDMDDEEELHEDEEEDGMEREGLSSSKPRSRFILGQGEGVRKGTRGMGSMMSPWLCENGNDSFSSAAASSSSSSTERFKHTSLTSLGLGSSHLSSFGGGWGGLGQSWTKLGGLGGTGFGNSSWRSFNGERHTGRIIESDGEDDDGEDVQQSHLYRTSPSPTHTNLFTSAAMATGGRGLRSGLASRNQGSGDRSWRRDEPAWTERREAGLQGDSRSRGQQKSVPTPDSVEVKNKRRPGRPRKHPLPSTLSSPTHSSAAPPMSSPDLLPGYSHSRDGREVGGRREERGPERDRGGNDTVQQVTESELQAKRKRGRKRKHGDSPCHQSVAEDKPECDTPTECFSQSDVDQAPSQPVTVQREERADGPPRKKFLRAGLYSDDYKTTDPPSQAQQLCKGSMDYTPGEHEFSLLPAPIHVGKYLRLKRIHFQLPYDVMWLWRHNQLERQPAVPLKRKRRYCRVKERTVSSHQTAEESSSDITSLFPHLDMEPLTSSERSFVVKHHVFLVRNWELVRDRQIRVRIERERERDAEVEERDSQRLSCDGANGDDSHIKSGP